One segment of Mycobacterium spongiae DNA contains the following:
- a CDS encoding phosphoenolpyruvate carboxykinase (GTP), translating to MTAATTPGLDTAPTNHQGLLSWVAEVAELTQPDRVVFADGSEEEFQRLCAQLVDAGTFIRLNEGKYPNSYLALSDPSDVARVESRTFICSENEIDAGPTNHWMDPSEMRSVMTDLYRGCMRGRTMYVVPFCMGPLGAEDPKLGVEITDSEYVVVSMKVMTRMGSAALEKMGDDGFFVKALHSVGAPLESGQADVSWPCNDTKYITHFPETREIWSYGSGYGGNALLGKKCYSLRIASAMARDEGWLAEHMLILKLISPENKAYYIAAAFPSACGKTNLAMLQPTIPGWRAETLGDDIAWMRFGKDGRLYAVNPEFGFFGVAPGTNWDSNPNAMRTIAAGNTVFTNVALTDDGEVWWEGLEGDPQHLTDWKGNDWYYRETETTAAHPNARYCTPMSQCPILAPEWNDPQGVPISAILFGGRRKTTVPLVTQARDWQHGVFIGGTLGSEQTAAAEGKVGNVRRDPMAMLPFMGYNVGDYIQHWIDVGKNSDESKLPQIFFVNWFRRGDDNRFLWPGFGENSRVLKWIIDRIEHQAGGVSTPIGTVPAVEDLDLSGLDADVADVADALAVDVDEWRQELPLIEEWLEFIGEKLPTGIKDEFDALKHRLDESH from the coding sequence ATGACCGCAGCGACAACCCCCGGTCTGGACACCGCGCCGACGAATCACCAGGGGCTGCTGTCCTGGGTAGCCGAGGTCGCCGAACTTACCCAGCCTGACCGGGTGGTTTTCGCAGACGGCTCCGAGGAAGAGTTTCAACGACTCTGCGCTCAGTTGGTCGATGCCGGCACCTTCATCCGGCTCAACGAAGGCAAGTACCCGAACTCCTACCTCGCATTATCCGATCCGTCCGATGTTGCACGGGTGGAGTCGCGTACGTTCATCTGCTCTGAGAACGAGATCGACGCTGGTCCGACGAACCACTGGATGGACCCCAGCGAAATGCGGTCCGTGATGACGGACCTGTACCGGGGCTGCATGCGCGGTCGCACCATGTATGTGGTGCCGTTCTGCATGGGCCCCCTCGGCGCCGAGGACCCCAAGCTCGGAGTGGAGATCACCGACTCCGAGTACGTGGTGGTTTCGATGAAGGTGATGACCCGCATGGGCAGCGCCGCACTGGAGAAGATGGGAGACGACGGGTTCTTCGTCAAGGCGTTGCACTCGGTCGGCGCCCCGCTGGAGTCGGGCCAAGCAGACGTGTCGTGGCCCTGCAACGACACCAAGTACATCACTCACTTCCCGGAGACTCGCGAAATCTGGAGCTACGGCTCCGGCTACGGGGGCAACGCGCTGCTGGGCAAGAAGTGCTACTCGTTGCGTATCGCCTCGGCGATGGCCCGTGATGAGGGCTGGCTAGCCGAGCACATGCTGATCCTGAAGCTGATTTCGCCCGAGAACAAGGCGTACTACATCGCGGCGGCCTTTCCGTCGGCGTGCGGCAAGACCAACCTGGCGATGCTTCAGCCCACCATCCCCGGATGGCGCGCCGAAACCCTGGGCGACGACATCGCCTGGATGCGGTTCGGCAAGGACGGCCGGTTGTACGCCGTCAACCCGGAGTTTGGCTTCTTCGGCGTGGCACCGGGCACCAACTGGGACTCGAACCCGAACGCGATGCGCACGATCGCCGCTGGTAACACGGTTTTCACCAATGTTGCGCTCACCGACGACGGTGAAGTGTGGTGGGAGGGCCTCGAGGGCGACCCGCAGCATCTCACGGACTGGAAGGGCAACGACTGGTACTACCGGGAGACGGAAACCACCGCGGCTCACCCGAACGCCCGATACTGCACACCGATGTCGCAATGCCCCATTCTGGCGCCCGAGTGGAATGATCCCCAGGGCGTGCCGATTTCGGCGATTCTGTTCGGTGGCCGCCGCAAGACCACCGTTCCGCTGGTCACCCAAGCGCGCGACTGGCAGCATGGCGTGTTCATCGGTGGCACGCTGGGCAGCGAACAAACCGCGGCCGCCGAGGGCAAGGTCGGCAACGTCCGCCGCGACCCGATGGCCATGCTGCCGTTCATGGGCTACAACGTCGGCGACTACATCCAGCACTGGATTGACGTCGGCAAGAACTCCGACGAGTCCAAGCTGCCGCAGATCTTCTTCGTCAACTGGTTCCGCCGCGGGGACGACAATCGCTTCCTCTGGCCAGGCTTCGGCGAGAACAGCCGGGTACTGAAGTGGATCATCGACCGCATCGAGCACCAGGCCGGCGGCGTTAGCACGCCGATCGGAACCGTTCCGGCTGTCGAGGACCTCGACCTGAGCGGGTTGGATGCCGATGTCGCCGACGTGGCGGATGCGTTGGCGGTCGATGTCGACGAATGGCGCCAAGAGCTGCCACTGATCGAAGAGTGGCTGGAGTTCATCGGTGAGAAGCTGCCGACCGGGATCAAGGACGAGTTCGACGCGCTGAAGCATCGCCTGGACGAGTCTCACTAG
- the fadD4 gene encoding fatty-acid--CoA ligase FadD4 — protein MQIRQHVGSGKPAVILHPSGVVIGFDELEARANRLAHRFRGAGLHEGDTIAILMENNEHMHAVMWAARRSGLYYVPINTHLTAAEAAYIIDNSSAKAIIGSAMLRDTCAGLAEHLPGGLPRLLMIATAGSEDGLPGWDRYPECVVDQPDNPIDDELEGDLLQYSSGTTGRPKGIKRELPHVPPDAAAGMMSVMVGAWMEPDSVYLSPAPLYHTAPSVWSMSVQAEGITTVVMEKFDPEGALDAIARHRVTHGQFVPAMFVRMLKLPEAVRHSYDLSSLKRVMHAAAPCPVEIKRQMIDWWGPIVDEYYASSEAIGATMITAEDWLEHPGSVGKPMEGAVHILAEDGSELPPGQAGEIYFDAGYSFEYLNDPSKTAAARDKHGWATVGDVGYLDGEGYLFLTDRRHHMIISGGVNIYPQEAENLLVTHPKVLDAAVFGVPDDEMGQRVVAAVQTVEEADATEEFAEELLGWIRERLSHFKCPRSIAFESQLPRTDTGKLYKNELINKYSV, from the coding sequence ATGCAGATTCGCCAGCACGTCGGCTCCGGCAAGCCAGCTGTGATCTTGCACCCATCGGGCGTGGTCATCGGCTTCGACGAGCTGGAAGCCCGGGCCAATCGGCTCGCGCATCGGTTTCGTGGCGCGGGTCTGCATGAGGGCGACACCATTGCGATCCTGATGGAGAACAACGAACACATGCACGCGGTCATGTGGGCGGCTCGCCGCAGCGGCCTGTACTACGTGCCGATCAACACCCATCTCACCGCTGCCGAAGCCGCCTACATCATCGACAACAGCAGTGCCAAAGCGATCATCGGTTCTGCGATGTTGCGCGACACCTGCGCAGGGCTGGCTGAGCATCTTCCGGGTGGGTTGCCGCGCTTGCTGATGATCGCGACAGCAGGTTCCGAGGACGGTCTGCCGGGCTGGGATCGCTACCCGGAATGCGTGGTCGACCAACCTGATAACCCGATCGACGACGAACTCGAAGGTGACCTGCTGCAATACTCGTCGGGCACCACCGGCCGACCCAAAGGGATCAAACGCGAACTGCCGCACGTCCCACCGGACGCGGCGGCGGGGATGATGTCGGTAATGGTTGGCGCCTGGATGGAACCCGACTCGGTGTATCTGAGCCCCGCTCCGCTGTACCACACCGCACCCTCGGTCTGGTCGATGAGCGTTCAGGCCGAGGGCATCACCACGGTGGTGATGGAGAAGTTTGACCCCGAAGGTGCGCTCGATGCCATCGCACGCCATCGGGTAACCCACGGCCAATTCGTGCCAGCCATGTTCGTCCGGATGCTGAAACTTCCTGAGGCCGTACGTCATTCGTATGACTTGTCCAGCCTCAAGCGGGTGATGCACGCGGCCGCGCCGTGTCCGGTGGAAATCAAGAGGCAGATGATCGACTGGTGGGGACCGATCGTCGACGAGTACTACGCATCCTCGGAAGCGATCGGGGCGACGATGATCACCGCCGAGGACTGGTTGGAGCATCCCGGTTCGGTCGGCAAACCCATGGAAGGCGCGGTCCATATCCTGGCGGAGGACGGTAGCGAGCTGCCGCCTGGGCAGGCGGGTGAGATCTATTTCGACGCCGGGTATTCGTTCGAATACCTCAACGACCCGTCGAAAACCGCTGCGGCGCGAGACAAGCACGGCTGGGCGACAGTCGGTGACGTCGGCTATCTCGACGGCGAGGGTTATCTGTTCTTGACTGACCGGCGCCACCACATGATCATCTCGGGCGGAGTGAACATCTATCCGCAAGAAGCTGAGAACCTTCTGGTCACCCACCCCAAGGTGCTCGACGCGGCAGTGTTCGGTGTCCCTGATGACGAGATGGGACAACGCGTCGTTGCTGCGGTGCAGACCGTCGAGGAGGCGGATGCCACCGAAGAATTCGCCGAAGAGCTATTGGGATGGATACGAGAACGCCTGTCGCACTTCAAGTGTCCTCGATCGATAGCGTTCGAGTCGCAGCTGCCGCGCACCGATACGGGCAAGCTCTACAAGAACGAGCTGATAAACAAGTATTCGGTGTAG
- a CDS encoding enoyl-CoA hydratase/isomerase family protein, whose translation MLRVIDLSSVPEPYPDMVSPGVVVAFGSATDMASPSAEFWLENATFTLVEGRTADRRAVTVESVAGALVELKRRCERWPRASAVCADVLRVVDPGDPTLTGLVTESLAYSTLQAGPEFARWLDERGPVHPPDIAEPLLVDRDGDIVRIRFNRPQRHNAFSDDVRGALLEALTVAVMDPAVTEIVLSGNGPSFCSGGDLAEFGTFDDPASAHLARTRHSPGLLLDALTVRLGPACRAEVHGQVLGSGLEMAAFCGWVAAKPDSVFGLPELSLGLIPGAGGTVSVTRRIGRWRTAYLVLSGRTIDVDTAMSWGLVDAAAGGRRQM comes from the coding sequence ATGCTCCGGGTGATCGACCTGTCGAGCGTGCCGGAGCCCTACCCCGACATGGTATCGCCGGGCGTCGTTGTCGCGTTCGGCTCGGCGACTGACATGGCGTCGCCGTCGGCTGAATTCTGGCTGGAGAATGCGACTTTCACCCTCGTCGAGGGCCGCACTGCCGATCGGCGCGCGGTCACTGTCGAATCGGTGGCCGGGGCACTGGTCGAGCTGAAGCGGCGTTGTGAACGCTGGCCGCGGGCAAGTGCCGTGTGCGCCGACGTGTTGCGCGTCGTTGACCCGGGCGATCCCACGCTCACCGGGTTGGTCACCGAGTCACTGGCCTATTCGACCTTGCAGGCCGGACCGGAGTTCGCGCGGTGGCTTGACGAGCGCGGGCCGGTGCACCCACCCGACATCGCGGAACCGTTACTCGTTGACCGCGACGGTGACATTGTGCGGATCAGGTTCAACCGGCCGCAGCGTCACAATGCTTTTTCCGACGACGTGCGCGGTGCCCTCCTGGAGGCACTGACCGTTGCCGTGATGGACCCGGCGGTGACCGAAATCGTATTGAGCGGCAATGGTCCATCATTTTGCAGCGGCGGCGACCTTGCAGAGTTTGGCACTTTTGACGACCCGGCGTCGGCACATCTGGCCCGGACCCGGCACAGTCCCGGCCTGCTGCTCGACGCACTTACCGTCAGGCTTGGACCGGCCTGTCGTGCCGAGGTGCACGGCCAGGTGCTCGGCAGCGGGCTAGAGATGGCGGCGTTTTGCGGTTGGGTTGCGGCCAAGCCGGATTCAGTGTTCGGACTTCCTGAATTGAGTCTCGGGCTGATTCCCGGAGCCGGCGGTACCGTCAGCGTCACGCGCCGGATCGGGCGGTGGCGTACGGCCTATCTTGTGCTGTCCGGTCGAACTATCGATGTCGATACAGCGATGAGCTGGGGGCTCGTGGATGCAGCCGCCGGTGGGCGACGCCAAATGTGA
- a CDS encoding CD225/dispanin family protein, translating into MNYPPGPYGSSPEWQGQQPGWPAQQPGWGQQPAYPGYQQEPDNYLVWAILVTVLCCLPFGIVSIVYSTKVSGLWAQGRFAEAQTASANAKKWAIIGAITGVVLAVIALVIYVLILAVAVSELPSTVETTYSDF; encoded by the coding sequence ATGAACTATCCGCCAGGGCCGTACGGAAGCTCCCCGGAATGGCAGGGCCAGCAACCCGGTTGGCCGGCCCAGCAGCCCGGTTGGGGCCAACAGCCGGCATATCCGGGCTATCAGCAGGAGCCGGACAACTACCTGGTCTGGGCGATTCTGGTCACCGTCCTGTGCTGTTTGCCATTTGGGATCGTCTCGATCGTGTATTCGACCAAAGTGTCCGGTTTGTGGGCTCAGGGCCGCTTCGCGGAAGCGCAGACTGCGTCGGCCAACGCCAAGAAATGGGCCATCATCGGCGCGATCACCGGCGTCGTCCTGGCCGTGATCGCCCTGGTGATTTACGTCTTGATCTTGGCGGTTGCCGTCAGCGAACTCCCGTCCACAGTCGAAACCACATACTCCGACTTCTGA
- a CDS encoding acyl-CoA dehydrogenase family protein — protein MNGQLNNDLSDDEDMLVATVRAFIDRDVKPTVREVEHANTYPEAWIEQMKRIGIYGIGIGADYGGSPVSMPCYVQVTQELARGWMSLAGAVGGHTVVAKLLTLFGTEEQKRAYLPPMATGELRATMALTEPGGGSDLQNMSTTALPDGRGGLLINGSKTWISNARRSGLIALLCKTDPTATPRHYGISIVLVEPGPGLTVSRDLPKLGYKGVEACELSFDNLRVPPTAVLGGQLGKGFAQMMKGLETGRIQVAARALGVATAALEDALNYAQQRESFGQPIWKHQSIGNYLADMATKLAAARQLTRYAAERYDSGQRCDMEAGMAKLFASEVAMEIALNAVRIHGGYGYSTEYDVERYFRDAPLMIVGEGTNEIQRNVIARQLVARGGL, from the coding sequence ATGAATGGTCAGTTGAACAACGACCTGAGCGACGATGAGGACATGCTGGTCGCTACCGTGCGGGCGTTCATCGACCGCGATGTGAAACCGACCGTTCGCGAGGTCGAGCATGCCAACACCTACCCCGAAGCGTGGATCGAGCAGATGAAGCGCATCGGCATCTACGGCATTGGCATCGGCGCGGACTACGGCGGGTCACCGGTGTCGATGCCGTGCTATGTCCAGGTCACTCAGGAGCTGGCACGCGGCTGGATGAGCCTTGCCGGCGCAGTGGGCGGGCACACGGTGGTCGCCAAGCTGTTGACGCTATTCGGCACCGAGGAGCAAAAGCGGGCGTATCTGCCGCCGATGGCCACCGGGGAGCTGCGGGCCACCATGGCATTGACCGAGCCTGGCGGCGGCTCCGACCTGCAGAACATGTCGACCACGGCCCTGCCCGACGGCCGCGGCGGACTGTTGATCAACGGGTCGAAGACCTGGATCAGCAACGCGCGCCGTTCCGGATTGATCGCGTTGCTGTGCAAGACCGACCCCACCGCGACACCGCGCCACTACGGCATCTCGATCGTGCTCGTCGAACCCGGCCCCGGACTGACGGTGTCACGGGACCTGCCCAAGCTGGGCTACAAGGGCGTCGAGGCCTGCGAGTTGTCGTTCGACAATCTTCGCGTGCCCCCCACGGCGGTCCTCGGCGGCCAGCTGGGCAAGGGCTTTGCGCAGATGATGAAAGGACTTGAGACAGGTCGCATCCAGGTGGCCGCGCGGGCCCTGGGAGTCGCGACGGCAGCGCTGGAGGACGCGCTCAACTACGCACAACAACGGGAGAGTTTCGGACAGCCAATTTGGAAACATCAGTCAATCGGCAACTACCTGGCCGACATGGCAACCAAACTCGCCGCGGCCCGCCAACTCACCCGATACGCTGCCGAGCGCTATGACAGCGGCCAGCGCTGTGATATGGAGGCCGGGATGGCCAAGTTATTCGCGTCCGAGGTCGCGATGGAGATCGCTCTCAACGCCGTACGCATCCATGGTGGCTATGGCTACTCCACCGAATACGACGTCGAACGCTATTTCCGTGACGCTCCGTTGATGATCGTGGGCGAAGGTACCAACGAGATCCAGCGCAACGTGATCGCCCGACAGCTGGTGGCCCGAGGCGGGTTATAG
- a CDS encoding MaoC family dehydratase, protein MTHSHSGYAAIREGGPYFDDLSIGQLFDWAPAVTLSSGLAAAHQSIVGDRLRMACDANLSAVVTGEPAALAHPGLVCDVAIGQSTLVTQRVKANLFYRGLRFHRFPVIGDTLYTRTTVVGLRANKAKSGRAPTGLAALRMTTVDQADRLVLDFHRCAMLPASPDWRHEDAEPGDDLATIGADAATPAADPTGHWDAAAFRKRVPGPHFADLGASLAGAVLHSTADLVSSAPELARLTLNIAATHHDWRVGGQRLVYGGHTIGLALGQASRLLPNLVTVVGWESCDHTGPVHESDTLYSELHVESAETTGNGGLLGLRSVVYAVSDAGDGSDRQVLDWRFSAVHF, encoded by the coding sequence GTGACGCACAGCCACTCCGGGTACGCGGCCATACGCGAGGGCGGACCCTACTTCGACGACCTGTCCATTGGTCAGTTGTTCGACTGGGCGCCGGCGGTGACGCTGTCGTCGGGTTTGGCGGCCGCCCATCAATCGATCGTGGGCGACCGGCTGCGGATGGCTTGCGATGCCAATCTCAGCGCCGTAGTGACCGGCGAACCGGCAGCGCTGGCGCATCCGGGCCTGGTCTGCGACGTGGCGATCGGGCAGTCGACGTTGGTGACTCAGCGGGTCAAAGCCAACCTGTTCTACCGCGGACTCAGGTTCCATCGATTCCCGGTGATCGGCGACACGTTGTACACCCGCACCACGGTGGTCGGGTTACGCGCCAACAAAGCCAAGTCCGGCCGCGCGCCAACGGGACTGGCGGCGCTGCGGATGACGACCGTCGATCAGGCCGATCGTCTGGTCCTCGACTTTCACCGGTGCGCGATGCTGCCGGCGAGTCCCGACTGGCGCCACGAGGACGCCGAGCCCGGGGATGACCTAGCGACCATCGGCGCCGATGCCGCAACGCCGGCGGCCGATCCGACCGGGCACTGGGACGCGGCGGCCTTCCGGAAGCGGGTGCCCGGACCGCATTTCGCAGATCTTGGGGCCAGCCTTGCCGGCGCGGTGTTACACAGCACCGCAGACCTGGTCAGTTCAGCGCCGGAACTGGCCCGGCTCACCCTGAACATCGCTGCCACACATCATGATTGGCGGGTCGGCGGCCAACGTTTGGTGTACGGCGGGCACACCATCGGCCTGGCACTGGGTCAGGCGAGCCGGCTGCTGCCCAACCTGGTGACGGTCGTGGGCTGGGAATCCTGCGATCACACCGGTCCGGTGCACGAATCCGACACCCTCTACAGCGAGCTGCACGTTGAGTCCGCCGAAACTACGGGCAACGGCGGCCTACTCGGATTGCGATCAGTGGTCTACGCCGTCAGTGACGCTGGCGACGGATCCGACCGGCAGGTACTGGACTGGCGGTTTAGTGCCGTGCACTTCTAG
- a CDS encoding CoA transferase — MSCAQSPPIEDWGSSGLAYLTGLPDGPPDFSRAHLLRRAEQIAADAATLLTGRAALLGLTRGGRMSAGGATRLLAARDGWCAITLSRPDDVAAVPALLQADAVLGDPWPMLRRWVATCSVIEVVERAQLLDIPAAALGEAVAEPPRVGRLGARSRPREPAGLLIADLSSMWAGPLCGYLLARAGATVVKVESRRRPDGTRAGNHAFFDWINGGKLSYCLDFDRHGDELRDLLAVADIVIESSRPAALARRGLGPDCVAPRAGRIWLRINGYSVCPDRPAFGDDAAVGGGLVGVARGAGLDGPVFCGDAIADPLTGLETYRAASESLLGGGGELIEVSMAAVAATYAALPVAPSAALCPGSPPSAPPVPATAARLGRDNDTVRRLISERYCLSC, encoded by the coding sequence GTGAGCTGTGCGCAGTCCCCGCCGATTGAGGACTGGGGGAGCAGTGGGCTGGCCTACCTGACGGGTCTGCCCGACGGGCCACCCGACTTCTCCCGCGCGCACCTCCTCCGTCGCGCCGAGCAGATCGCGGCCGATGCGGCGACCTTGCTGACGGGCCGGGCGGCGTTGTTGGGATTGACCCGCGGTGGCCGGATGTCGGCCGGCGGTGCCACCCGCTTGCTAGCGGCGCGAGACGGGTGGTGCGCCATCACGCTGTCTCGCCCCGACGACGTTGCCGCAGTGCCGGCGCTCCTACAGGCCGATGCAGTGCTTGGCGACCCGTGGCCGATGCTACGACGCTGGGTGGCAACATGTTCAGTCATCGAGGTCGTCGAGCGCGCGCAGCTGCTCGACATTCCGGCGGCCGCCCTGGGCGAAGCCGTGGCCGAACCGCCACGGGTGGGTCGCCTCGGTGCGCGATCCCGTCCGCGTGAGCCAGCCGGCCTGCTGATCGCTGATCTGTCGTCGATGTGGGCGGGGCCGCTGTGCGGCTATCTGTTGGCGCGTGCGGGGGCGACCGTCGTCAAGGTCGAGAGCCGGCGTCGCCCCGATGGCACCCGGGCGGGCAACCATGCCTTCTTCGACTGGATCAACGGAGGAAAGCTTTCTTACTGCCTCGATTTCGACCGTCACGGCGACGAATTGCGGGATCTGCTGGCAGTCGCCGACATCGTGATCGAGAGTTCACGGCCGGCGGCCCTGGCACGACGCGGACTCGGACCGGACTGTGTCGCGCCGCGTGCGGGACGAATCTGGTTGCGGATCAACGGATACAGTGTGTGTCCCGACCGACCCGCGTTTGGTGACGATGCGGCCGTCGGCGGCGGACTGGTGGGTGTGGCCCGCGGTGCTGGTCTTGACGGACCGGTGTTCTGCGGTGACGCCATCGCTGATCCGCTGACTGGATTGGAGACGTATCGGGCCGCCTCAGAATCCTTGCTCGGTGGTGGTGGCGAGCTTATCGAGGTGTCCATGGCGGCCGTCGCTGCGACCTACGCGGCGCTTCCGGTAGCCCCATCAGCAGCGCTGTGCCCGGGTTCCCCGCCGTCGGCGCCGCCGGTACCCGCAACGGCAGCCCGCCTTGGCCGGGACAACGACACCGTGCGCCGGTTGATCAGCGAAAGATATTGTTTATCATGCTGA
- a CDS encoding amidohydrolase family protein: protein MLIRRASLLDGARVDIRVSAEIDEVGDTLTAKRGEDVLDAAGGTVMPGLHDHHVHLRSAAAVVDSLSLGPPQVHTKDQLMQVLSSAAPGADGWIRGVGYHESVAGPLDRGALDAAVSGIPVRVQDRSGALWILNSAALGRIGMAEHPDGRLRSADRGWSRALQRRETDLSQLSRRLTAVGVTGVTDATPDLEAADMVSLILARRRGEFRPRLRFLAPGKKILHDDSLDLDYLAGWIAIQHNADRPVAVHCVTAAQLVLTIAAFRIAGSHRSDRIEHAAVVPSDCLADLTDLAGLGLTVVTQPNFVAERGDQYLAQVPVAEHDQLWRLASLVNADVPVGLSTDMPFGRGDPWAVMRAAVHRRTPSGATLNAVECVSARAALGMFLGRSDQPGRARTIRVGEPGDLCVLTEPPAAALAELDPDLVSATIIDGEVAYAAQ from the coding sequence ATGCTGATCCGGCGGGCCTCGTTGCTGGATGGCGCACGGGTTGACATCCGCGTGAGCGCTGAGATCGATGAGGTTGGCGATACCCTGACGGCCAAGCGTGGGGAGGATGTGCTCGACGCTGCCGGTGGGACCGTGATGCCCGGTCTTCACGACCACCATGTGCATCTGCGTTCCGCGGCTGCCGTCGTGGATTCGCTCTCGCTTGGGCCTCCTCAGGTCCATACCAAAGATCAACTGATGCAGGTTTTGTCGAGCGCGGCGCCAGGGGCTGACGGATGGATCCGCGGGGTCGGCTATCACGAGTCCGTTGCCGGACCATTGGATCGGGGCGCTCTGGATGCCGCCGTGTCCGGCATTCCGGTGCGTGTCCAGGACCGCAGCGGCGCGTTGTGGATCCTCAATTCGGCCGCGCTAGGCCGAATCGGCATGGCCGAACATCCTGACGGGCGCCTGCGCAGCGCCGATCGTGGCTGGTCTCGTGCGCTGCAACGACGCGAGACCGACCTTTCGCAATTGAGCCGCCGACTCACCGCGGTCGGTGTCACCGGGGTCACCGACGCCACGCCCGACCTCGAAGCCGCCGACATGGTCTCGTTGATCTTGGCCCGGCGTCGCGGCGAGTTTCGGCCGCGGCTACGGTTTCTGGCGCCGGGTAAGAAGATCCTCCACGACGACAGCCTCGACCTGGATTACCTGGCCGGCTGGATCGCTATCCAGCACAACGCCGACCGTCCGGTCGCGGTGCATTGTGTGACCGCGGCACAACTCGTGCTGACGATCGCGGCTTTTCGCATCGCGGGCAGTCATCGGTCCGATCGTATCGAGCACGCCGCGGTGGTCCCCAGCGACTGCTTGGCCGACCTGACCGACCTCGCCGGCCTGGGGCTTACGGTCGTGACACAGCCAAACTTTGTTGCCGAGCGCGGTGATCAGTACCTTGCGCAGGTACCCGTCGCCGAGCACGATCAGTTGTGGCGGCTCGCGTCGCTGGTGAATGCCGATGTGCCCGTTGGACTCTCCACAGACATGCCATTCGGCCGCGGTGACCCGTGGGCGGTGATGCGCGCCGCGGTGCACCGCCGCACACCCTCGGGGGCCACTCTCAATGCCGTCGAATGCGTCTCAGCACGAGCCGCGCTGGGCATGTTCTTAGGGCGGTCTGACCAGCCTGGAAGAGCGCGCACGATACGAGTCGGTGAACCAGGGGACCTATGCGTGCTGACTGAGCCGCCGGCGGCGGCGCTGGCCGAGCTGGACCCAGACTTGGTTTCGGCGACGATCATCGACGGCGAGGTCGCTTATGCGGCACAGTGA
- a CDS encoding alpha/beta hydrolase, whose translation MPGNDAHPDLRRVAHFVPRQLVGRRTLPLVRAWIAASGRTSRTPRDVEVITLTSGVGVRVYRPVGSSEPAPALLWIHGGGYVTGTARHDDWLCRRFSKKLGITVASVEYRLAPEHPYPAPLEDCHSALTWLVGLPAVDPERVAVGGASAGGGLAAALALLARDRGDIAPVFQLLVYPMLDDRSSRLPANPRYRLWNARANGFGWRAYLGDADPQIAVPARRDNLRGLPPAWIGVGNHDLFHDENLAYAERLTAAGVPCHIEVVDGAFHGFDHVAPNAAVSQRFFDSQCTSLSTGLTPVA comes from the coding sequence GATGCCCATCCAGACCTGCGCCGCGTCGCCCACTTCGTGCCTCGACAATTGGTGGGTCGGCGGACCTTGCCGTTGGTCCGCGCGTGGATCGCAGCTTCGGGGCGTACCTCTCGCACCCCCCGCGACGTCGAGGTCATCACCCTGACTTCCGGAGTCGGTGTCCGGGTCTATCGGCCCGTCGGATCCAGCGAACCGGCGCCTGCCCTGCTGTGGATTCACGGCGGCGGGTATGTCACGGGCACCGCACGACACGACGACTGGCTGTGCCGCCGCTTCAGCAAGAAACTGGGGATCACCGTCGCCTCCGTGGAATACCGGCTAGCACCCGAACACCCGTACCCCGCGCCGCTGGAGGACTGCCACTCGGCGTTGACCTGGCTGGTTGGGCTGCCCGCCGTCGACCCGGAGCGGGTGGCCGTCGGCGGCGCCAGCGCCGGCGGCGGCCTCGCTGCCGCGCTGGCCCTGCTCGCGCGTGACCGAGGTGACATCGCGCCGGTATTTCAGCTGCTGGTGTATCCCATGCTCGATGACCGAAGTTCCCGGTTGCCCGCCAATCCCCGCTACCGGCTGTGGAACGCGCGCGCCAATGGGTTCGGCTGGAGGGCCTATCTCGGCGACGCCGATCCCCAGATCGCGGTGCCGGCGCGACGCGACAACCTGAGAGGCCTGCCACCCGCGTGGATAGGCGTCGGTAACCACGACCTGTTTCACGACGAAAATCTGGCCTACGCCGAGCGCCTGACCGCCGCCGGGGTGCCGTGCCACATCGAGGTCGTTGACGGCGCCTTCCATGGTTTCGACCATGTGGCACCCAACGCGGCAGTGTCACAGAGGTTTTTTGACAGCCAGTGCACAAGCCTCTCTACCGGGTTGACTCCCGTGGCTTGA